A region of Shewanella psychromarinicola DNA encodes the following proteins:
- a CDS encoding FecCD family ABC transporter permease → MIDASQRRYYVCFSLLVFATLLTPIFAASFGAANIDLNDVLIIFNTLWGGDIPSSIDGSGHAIELSQRIVLELRLPRILLAFVAGAGLSIAGSVLQTVTRNPLADPYLFGISSGASFGAVLVVSLFSQTGLFAEIFSGALSIKPSFTAQPWWSWSTLSIPIGAFIGASLSVLIVFILSASGQSSQVERMLLSGVATSFLFGALTSLLLYFSSPQAAASVLFWSLGSFAKASWSNLLLPSVTVGISLLIMLAFRRQIMALKAGDETAHTLGINVAKLRLSMLLLCSLITAMLVATCGGIGFVGLMIPHTVRLLFSGRQPLILTAMLGGLFMVWIDVIARCILSNQELPVGIITAALGSVFFLFILRQRR, encoded by the coding sequence ATGATTGATGCATCGCAACGTCGGTATTATGTGTGTTTCAGTTTGTTGGTATTTGCCACGCTACTTACCCCTATTTTTGCGGCCAGTTTTGGTGCAGCCAATATTGATCTTAATGACGTATTGATCATTTTCAATACTTTATGGGGGGGTGACATACCGAGTTCTATTGATGGCAGTGGGCATGCTATCGAGTTGAGCCAACGTATTGTGCTTGAATTACGCTTGCCGCGGATTTTGTTAGCCTTTGTGGCTGGTGCTGGCTTGTCTATCGCGGGCAGCGTATTGCAAACCGTGACCCGTAATCCGCTAGCCGACCCTTACTTATTTGGCATTAGCTCTGGGGCGTCATTTGGTGCTGTGTTGGTGGTGTCATTATTCAGCCAAACAGGCTTGTTTGCGGAGATATTTTCAGGCGCATTGTCGATAAAACCAAGCTTTACGGCACAACCTTGGTGGTCTTGGTCGACATTAAGCATCCCGATTGGGGCATTTATTGGCGCCAGTTTATCGGTATTGATTGTGTTTATATTGTCGGCTTCTGGTCAAAGTAGTCAAGTTGAACGTATGTTGTTGTCTGGTGTGGCGACCTCGTTTCTGTTCGGCGCACTAACTAGTTTGCTGTTGTATTTCTCTAGCCCACAGGCTGCGGCATCAGTGTTATTTTGGAGCTTAGGCAGTTTTGCCAAAGCCAGTTGGTCTAATTTACTATTACCCAGTGTGACGGTTGGTATTAGTTTGTTAATTATGTTGGCGTTTAGACGGCAAATTATGGCGCTAAAAGCGGGTGATGAAACCGCTCACACCTTAGGCATTAATGTCGCTAAATTGCGTTTAAGTATGTTGTTACTGTGTTCACTGATCACCGCGATGTTGGTGGCGACGTGTGGGGGCATTGGTTTTGTGGGGTTGATGATCCCGCACACGGTTAGGCTATTGTTTTCCGGACGTCAGCCGCTGATCTTAACCGCGATGTTGGGGGGATTATTTATGGTGTGGATTGACGTGATAGCGCGATGTATTTTATCGAACCAAGAATTGCCTGTCGGTATTATCACTGCCGCTTTGGGCAGTGTATTTTTCTTGTTTATTTTGCGTCAACGCCGTTAA